Part of the Clarias gariepinus isolate MV-2021 ecotype Netherlands chromosome 25, CGAR_prim_01v2, whole genome shotgun sequence genome is shown below.
tccTCAGGGCTACATTAAACAGTGTCGTAAACGGACCGACATGTTCACAGAGGAGCAGCTCAGGACCATCTTTGGGAACATTGACGAACTTTATCGCTTCCAAAAGAAATTTCTCAAAGCGCTGgagaaaaaatacaacaaagagCATCCACACCTGAGCGAGATTGGCTCCTGCTTCCTGGAGAACGTAAGACAACTGTCTGTCTACTTCCTTGAATATGTTAACTGTTTATTCGTCTGTACActaattagaaaatgtaaacacTTGTCCTTCCCGCTGCAACAATGTGTTTGTATATTATGGGGAGGAACGTCATAATCACTGTCAGTGTAAGCAAAAtaaatcctcctcctcctcatagTCTTCATCCTCTCCTCCTTGTTTTGTTTCCAGCAAACAGATTTCCAGATCTACTCTGAGTACTGTAACAATCACCCCAACGCCTGCGTCCAGATCTCCAGgctgatgaagatgaagaaatACGTGTTTTTCTTCGAGGCTTGTCGTCTGTTGCAGAAGATGATCGACATCTCGCTCGACGGCTTCCTGCTCACGCCCGTGCAGAAAATCTGCAAGTATCCTCTACAGCTCGCCGAGCTCCTCAAATACACCAATCCTcagcacaggtacacacacacacacacacacacacagcatgtacaccttcataaacacacacacatctttacaAACCACAGATCTGTGTAAAATTATTGGAAagtaaaactgtaaataatCCTGTGTAGAACGTCTTCTATATGAGTtcgtttgtaaaaaaaatatatatattattttagttatttcttttattgttttgacatttaaacattatatatagttaatttcatttttttttactatcacATTAGTTTCATTTTATCAATCGAgatgttttaatattattaatgccTTACTGCTTATTAATCAACAGTttaatggtttatttatttattataatccaGAAGTGTTTTGTTTGGATGATCTGAGGAACATGTTTATATGAAGTCCAACATCAGGCCCAGAAATGTAGAGCTTTAACATAGaatgtgtaagagtgtgtgtgtgtgtgtgtgtgtgtgtgtaagtaacgTGTTGTTCATGTTGATGTTCAGAGATTATAAAGATGTGGAAGCTGCTTTAAACGCCATGAAGAACGTGGCTCGGCTGATCAACGAGAGGAAACGCCGTCTGGAGAATATCGACAAAATCGCACAGTGGCAGAGCTCCATCGAGGACTGGGAGGTAAAGATCAACACAACATCAGGAGCAGGTCACAGACCCGACGCCGCAGTGCACTCTACTGTACTTTACTCTAGTGTACTTTACTCTGCTCTACTGTAGTGTacatcactgtactgtagtttACTGTAGTGTATTGTACGTTACTGTAATGTGCTTTAGTGTAGTTTACTGTACTGTTATCGACCCTTTTATAATGTACTATACTTTACTGTACTGTTGTTTATGAAGCTGCACTGTTGTTTAGTGTAGTTGACAGTTCTGTACTGTAGTTTACGGTAGTATACTGTAGGAACCTGCAAGGAGCTTAATTACAGGTTTCTGTCTGATTGTGCGCAGGGTGAGGACGTTCTGAGTCGGAGCTCTGATCTGATTTTCTCCGGGGATTTAACCAAAATCTCTCAGCCTCAGGCCAAGGGGCAGCAGcgcatgttcttcctgtttgATCATCAGCTGGTCTTCTGCAAAAAGGTGGGTACGGGAAGTCTCTCTGTTCCCGTCACAATGTTGCTTATGGACAGAACTCACAGGCACATCTCTGCTTCCATCACTCACACAAACGTACaaaacattcattacatttgcGGCTCCAACTCTAAATTTGAAACCATTATTGCATTAAAATGCTGTTTGATGTCCAGGACCTGCTCCGGAGggacattttatattataaaggaCGCCTGGATATGGACCAGATGGAGGTGCTGGATGTAGAAGATGGAAAAGATAAAGATCTGAATGTGACGGTGAAGAACGCACTAAAGTTAGTGTCTCCAGACGGAGCGGAGATTCACCTCCTGTGTGCTAAAAAACCCGAGCTGAAGCAGCGCTGGCTCCGAGCCTTCGCAGACGAGAGACAGCAGGTCCGACATGACCGAGACACGGGTGAGACAGAAAGCAGAGACGTTGTGTTTACATCTTTACAGAATAAACAATgtttacttcattttttttctcagctagCCAATCACAATGCGTTGTCTGCCTTTGAGGGAGATCCCGCTGGTTTATACAGAAATATTTTCTCTCGTCACAGGATTTTCCATCACAGACCTGCAGAAGAAGCAGGCCATGCAGAACGTCTCTAAACATCCTCCAGCTGGAAAACCCAAAGGTGATCATGATGCTCCACACACTCTTAAACCTTCATCAAAACATTTTTCCTTTCCTGAGTGATATTTAGATCCGACTCACGTAACGCTGACCTTGAAGACGACGCTCGAGTCTCTGTGATTCTTCTTACCTTTATTCCTCTCAAAATTATAAGCAGCAGATTCTACCAAATAAGTTTAGTtttctcttcacacacacacacgtttcggTCCTGTAATGAGGTGTCGATGTGATCTCTGTGCTCTTCCTCTCGCCCTCATACTCCTCCTCTCCGTCCTGGTTTAGCGCTGCACCACCTCCTGGCTCTTAAAGCTCCGCTTCTGCGCTCCAAAAGCTCCAAGTGCCTTCATTACCCAGAATCCCCTGGGCCTGAATTCTCCTCTCCCCCCCTTCCTGAAGTTATAGCGCCCCCTGGTGTTCTGCGCAGGGCCATTTCCTGGGTCTCCTCTCAGAGTCGAGACCTGCTCCGATAGGCTCGGGGTAATTATAACAGCTGTATAACCATGTAATAACTACATGTGCTgtaattacattataataacGATGTAACCTGTGATCTGCAGTGTAATAACTGTCCTGTACCGTATTAACTGTAATATACACCGTAATGACCTTGTAATTACTGACTTTATAAACACACTAGACTTGATTAACCCTGTAACAGCAGCCTGTAGTGCTGCATAACCTCGTGTGTGTAACAgagcagtgcattgtgggattcCTCAGAAAAAGCAGAGTTTCTAATATTCAgtgtgataatgatgatgacgatggATCATTAACGCTCCTGAGAGTGATGATGTAACTGCGTTCCTGTTCGGCCACCATCTTTAACCCCTCACGCTGCATTACGGGTAATGAGGAAATGTTCAGTTCAGGAGTGTGAACAAATGCATGAACTTTGACCTTGTGACCTCATCACATGCTTCCTGCTTTCACTTACAGCCTGCAGCATCCCAAAAGTGTTAAATCTGACAGTGTGTGAAGTTTGACCTCATGACCTTTACCTTCTCTCTTCGTCTTTAGCGGTGCCCCGTCCATATTACGACGTGCTGCTGCGCCAGAAGCCGTCGGCGTTGCCCCAGCAGGTCATCGTGCTCGCCGAACCAAAGCGCAGAAACTTCTGGCACAACATCGGCCGTCTGACGCCGTTCAAGAagtgagagaggaagaggacgaGCCGCGTGACGCACGTCTCACTTCACCACTAATCACTAACATCCTTCAGCCGGCATGCGCGGCCCTGCCCCCTACTGGACGAACGGTGGTACCGACGGCACGCGGTACCACCATTTCACCGGCTCTTTCCTGAGGTTAGGACATCGTCCACCTCACATCCCCCCTCTGGAATGGTGCTCCACAGCGAGCGTGGCTCCGCCCCCTCGTGCCTGAGGAAATGTTCCTGTTTGTTTTTACGTTTCGACGTGATGCACTTTATACAATTGAGACTGAACTCGAGCCACACAGCTAAGGTGACTGAGTCacacggctgtgtgtgtgtgtgtgtgtgagagagagagagacactgttGTATTTCATGTTAATGGAAAAAAGGGTTA
Proteins encoded:
- the arhgef4 gene encoding rho guanine nucleotide exchange factor 4 isoform X5, translating into MSHYWSLESLHSTNALVIADGPQDKSGDEVGSEDELYNDFHISANRLGGGEQLAINELISDGSVCAEALWDHVTMDDQELGFKAGDVIEVVDATNKEWWWGRVQESEGWFPASFVRLRVNQDEPLEDDVVQGAGESGGAGVGGSCGPGLPCKEQMRANVINEIMSTERDYIKHLKDICEGYIKQCRKRTDMFTEEQLRTIFGNIDELYRFQKKFLKALEKKYNKEHPHLSEIGSCFLENQTDFQIYSEYCNNHPNACVQISRLMKMKKYVFFFEACRLLQKMIDISLDGFLLTPVQKICKYPLQLAELLKYTNPQHRDYKDVEAALNAMKNVARLINERKRRLENIDKIAQWQSSIEDWEGEDVLSRSSDLIFSGDLTKISQPQAKGQQRMFFLFDHQLVFCKKDLLRRDILYYKGRLDMDQMEVLDVEDGKDKDLNVTVKNALKLVSPDGAEIHLLCAKKPELKQRWLRAFADERQQVRHDRDTGFSITDLQKKQAMQNVSKHPPAGKPKAVPRPYYDVLLRQKPSALPQQVIVLAEPKRRNFWHNIGRLTPFKK